Proteins encoded by one window of Polaribacter haliotis:
- a CDS encoding T9SS type A sorting domain-containing protein, producing MIKSITKLFLVFTLFAFVEPVTEGMYFDGVNDYIIIPNTTNINSTTTNNRTYETYFKTVDPSGGKQIIMKEGGGTRAVIVYIENGFLVMGAYNRTDYTPTWQGTFYRTPITADTWYHFALIFDNAQPGDATTNPMTVGANNALKFYLDGTLVANLSGYQLGGHNSFRLGYKNETLRFPNCATWTATGPASVEYCFGSVANDTGGNEYYFNGNLWGFRIWNDVRTETEINDNMEIIITTLGTDSLVAALDGDTFNYLNSSNNPQEKVNPNNDIITWSATATTTNWNTGSNWVGGSVPTEHQDAIIPSSTNYPLITSHVIVGDVTIETSAEINVSSSGTFDVKYDLENNGTLTVNDNGSLLIRKSDEVVGTGDYNIQKNSPTYTGAYFYSYWSSPTINTNPGTTFPSNPVVYYFNSAVNNSDWAYNTGNFTPGIGYAIRHESAGGYSTTFTGKPNTGNVVVNVYDTTNLEGEGSDEIAWSTSGDNLVGNPYASAIDWGLVATDLDNANIEGTIYLWNQASAEVGENNVGDYVAYNGTGGSTPGIDGKIASGQGFFVKTNGNGTLTFRPTHQIVSNNSQFFKSSKKVVDPKKQGRSWFKLKRGNLTNTILVGFLKEATNRYDRLYDATFDSSQQSLGFYSVVRGDIKASIQGFPELKRAKKVVKIGFIVDELGDYTIELQQEFINEDYYIYLRDTELKKTIDLRKNAYNFTVDTVGENNTRFKIIYTKKKRKESKGLSKSNGVEEIDSKDFSVYVDEAKELIVEYDFDVDKVNEVIVFDIQGRKVANFTKNQQKIISNLSEGVYIVKAFLENKKIKSKKIVIAN from the coding sequence ATGATAAAATCTATAACTAAACTTTTTCTAGTATTTACACTATTTGCATTTGTAGAACCTGTAACTGAGGGTATGTATTTCGATGGTGTAAATGACTATATAATAATTCCAAATACTACCAACATTAATAGTACTACAACTAATAATAGAACTTACGAAACATATTTTAAAACTGTAGATCCTTCTGGAGGTAAGCAAATTATAATGAAAGAAGGTGGTGGTACAAGAGCTGTAATTGTATATATTGAAAACGGATTTTTGGTTATGGGAGCTTATAATAGAACAGACTATACCCCTACTTGGCAAGGAACCTTTTATAGAACACCAATCACTGCTGATACTTGGTATCATTTTGCACTTATTTTCGATAATGCACAGCCAGGAGATGCAACTACCAATCCAATGACTGTTGGAGCAAATAATGCATTAAAATTTTATTTAGATGGTACTTTAGTAGCTAATTTATCTGGGTATCAATTGGGAGGACATAATTCATTTAGATTGGGTTATAAAAATGAGACTTTACGTTTTCCTAATTGCGCAACTTGGACTGCTACAGGACCTGCAAGTGTAGAATACTGTTTCGGTTCTGTGGCTAATGATACTGGAGGAAATGAGTATTATTTTAACGGAAATCTTTGGGGTTTTAGAATTTGGAATGATGTTAGAACTGAAACTGAAATTAATGATAATATGGAAATTATTATTACAACTTTGGGCACAGATAGTTTAGTTGCAGCGTTAGATGGCGATACTTTTAATTATTTAAACAGTAGTAATAATCCACAAGAAAAGGTAAACCCAAATAATGATATTATTACTTGGAGTGCTACTGCAACAACTACAAATTGGAACACTGGTTCTAATTGGGTGGGAGGTAGTGTTCCTACAGAACACCAAGATGCTATTATTCCAAGTTCTACAAATTACCCTTTAATTACTTCGCATGTAATTGTTGGCGATGTTACTATTGAAACATCTGCAGAAATAAATGTTAGTAGTAGTGGTACTTTTGATGTGAAATATGATTTAGAAAATAATGGAACTTTAACAGTAAATGACAATGGTTCTTTACTAATTAGAAAAAGTGACGAAGTAGTAGGAACTGGAGATTATAATATTCAAAAAAATTCCCCTACTTATACAGGTGCTTATTTTTATTCATATTGGTCATCGCCTACAATAAATACAAATCCTGGAACTACTTTTCCAAGTAATCCTGTTGTTTATTATTTTAATTCAGCAGTAAATAATTCAGATTGGGCATATAATACAGGTAATTTTACACCAGGAATTGGTTACGCAATAAGGCACGAAAGTGCTGGAGGTTATTCCACTACTTTTACAGGAAAACCAAACACAGGAAATGTTGTTGTAAATGTTTATGATACTACTAATTTAGAAGGAGAAGGAAGCGATGAAATAGCATGGTCTACTTCTGGAGATAATTTAGTTGGTAATCCTTATGCATCTGCAATAGATTGGGGTTTAGTGGCAACAGATTTAGACAATGCTAATATAGAAGGAACAATTTATTTGTGGAACCAAGCTTCTGCTGAAGTTGGAGAAAATAATGTTGGAGATTATGTGGCATATAATGGGACTGGAGGTTCTACACCTGGTATTGATGGAAAAATAGCATCAGGACAAGGTTTTTTTGTAAAAACAAATGGTAATGGAACTTTAACTTTTAGACCTACGCATCAAATTGTTTCTAATAACTCTCAATTTTTTAAATCAAGTAAAAAAGTAGTAGATCCAAAAAAACAAGGTAGATCTTGGTTTAAACTTAAAAGAGGAAATTTAACAAATACAATTTTAGTTGGTTTTTTAAAAGAAGCTACTAATAGATATGATAGATTATACGACGCTACTTTCGATTCGAGCCAACAATCTTTAGGGTTTTATTCGGTTGTAAGAGGCGATATTAAAGCATCCATTCAAGGTTTTCCAGAGCTAAAAAGAGCTAAAAAAGTAGTTAAAATTGGTTTTATTGTTGATGAATTAGGTGACTATACAATAGAATTGCAACAAGAATTTATTAATGAAGATTACTATATTTATTTAAGAGATACAGAGTTAAAGAAAACGATCGATTTAAGAAAAAACGCCTATAATTTTACGGTAGATACTGTTGGAGAAAATAATACTAGATTCAAAATTATTTACACTAAAAAGAAAAGAAAAGAATCTAAAGGTTTAAGTAAATCAAATGGAGTAGAAGAAATAGATTCTAAAGATTTTTCGGTGTATGTAGATGAAGCAAAAGAATTAATTGTTGAATATGATTTTGATGTCGATAAAGTAAACGAAGTAATTGTTTTTGATATTCAAGGTAGAAAAGTAGCTAATTTTACAAAAAACCAACAAAAGATAATTTCTAATTTATCTGAAGGTGTTTATATTGTAAAAGCGTTTTTAGAAAACAAAAAAATAAAATCCAAAAAAATAGTGATTGCAAATTAG
- the purE gene encoding 5-(carboxyamino)imidazole ribonucleotide mutase: MVGIIMGSDSDLPIMQEAIDILESFDIQIEVDIVSAHRTPEKLVEYSKNAHLRGIKVIIAGAGGAAHLPGMVASMSPLPIIGVPVKSRNSIDGWDSVLSILQMPGGVPVATVALDGAKNAGILAAQIIGAADKCVLDKIIAYKEGLKLKVEQASERVRK, from the coding sequence ATGGTAGGAATAATAATGGGAAGCGATTCAGATCTTCCAATAATGCAAGAAGCAATAGATATTTTAGAGAGTTTCGATATTCAAATTGAAGTAGATATTGTATCTGCTCACAGAACTCCAGAGAAATTGGTAGAATATTCTAAAAATGCACATTTAAGAGGAATAAAAGTAATAATAGCTGGTGCTGGAGGCGCAGCACATTTACCAGGAATGGTTGCTTCTATGAGTCCTTTGCCTATTATTGGTGTTCCTGTAAAAAGTAGAAATTCTATAGATGGTTGGGATTCTGTTTTATCTATTTTACAAATGCCTGGAGGCGTTCCTGTTGCTACTGTTGCTTTAGATGGCGCAAAAAATGCAGGTATTTTAGCCGCACAAATTATTGGAGCAGCAGACAAATGTGTTTTAGATAAAATTATCGCTTACAAAGAAGGTTTAAAACTAAAAGTTGAACAAGCTTCTGAAAGAGTTAGAAAATAA
- a CDS encoding 5-(carboxyamino)imidazole ribonucleotide synthase, with translation MKNYFSSDFKLGVLGGGQLGRMLLAETQKFDIYTSILESNKNAPCAEICNRFVFGDLLDFDAVYNFGKTVDLLTIEIENVNLDALDKLEDEGLTIYPKPKDLRIIQSKARQKNFYVDHEIPTAEFSHYAYLEELKHSFENNIIDFPFVWKAARFGYDGNGVKIVRNIADLESLPNVECITEKLIPFKNELAVIVARNANGETTTYPVVEMEFHPEANQVEYVICPARIDTNVAEKARETALKVVSKLDFVGLLAVEMFQTIDNKILVNEVAPRPHNSGHYSIEASYTNQFEQHLRSILNLPLGNTESKVAGIMVNLVGEEGFSGDVVYENIEAILKIDGVTPHIYGKKETRPFRKMGHVTIVDKNIEKAREIAQKVKETIRVISK, from the coding sequence GTGAAAAATTATTTTTCTTCAGATTTTAAATTAGGCGTTCTTGGTGGTGGTCAACTAGGAAGAATGCTACTCGCAGAAACACAAAAATTCGACATTTATACTTCCATTTTAGAAAGTAATAAAAATGCACCTTGTGCAGAAATTTGCAACAGGTTTGTCTTTGGAGATTTATTAGATTTTGATGCTGTTTACAACTTCGGAAAAACAGTAGATTTACTAACCATAGAAATTGAAAATGTAAATTTAGATGCGTTAGATAAGTTAGAAGATGAAGGTTTAACGATTTATCCGAAACCGAAAGATTTAAGAATTATCCAAAGTAAAGCAAGACAGAAAAACTTTTATGTAGATCATGAAATACCGACTGCAGAATTTTCTCATTATGCTTATTTAGAAGAATTAAAACATTCTTTTGAGAACAATATTATCGATTTTCCTTTTGTTTGGAAAGCCGCACGTTTTGGCTATGATGGAAATGGAGTTAAAATCGTAAGAAACATTGCTGATTTAGAAAGTTTACCAAATGTAGAATGTATTACAGAAAAACTAATTCCTTTTAAAAATGAATTGGCAGTAATTGTTGCAAGAAATGCCAATGGAGAAACCACAACATATCCTGTTGTAGAAATGGAATTTCATCCAGAAGCAAACCAAGTAGAATATGTTATTTGCCCTGCAAGAATAGATACTAATGTTGCTGAAAAAGCAAGAGAAACTGCTTTAAAAGTAGTTAGTAAATTAGACTTTGTTGGTTTATTGGCTGTGGAAATGTTTCAAACTATAGATAATAAAATTTTAGTAAACGAAGTGGCTCCAAGACCACATAATTCTGGTCATTATTCTATTGAGGCGAGTTATACAAATCAATTTGAGCAACATTTAAGAAGCATTTTAAATCTTCCTTTAGGAAATACAGAAAGTAAAGTTGCTGGAATTATGGTAAATTTAGTTGGCGAAGAAGGCTTTTCTGGAGATGTTGTTTACGAAAACATAGAAGCTATTTTAAAAATTGATGGAGTTACACCACACATTTATGGAAAGAAAGAAACACGCCCTTTCCGTAAAATGGGTCATGTAACTATCGTAGATAAAAATATAGAAAAAGCGAGGGAAATTGCCCAAAAAGTTAAAGAAACGATTCGCGTGATTTCGAAATAA
- a CDS encoding Rieske (2Fe-2S) protein: MFKKIVFFISFLSLWSCSNNTPLENCLLNFPVNVTTDLNNPQLINAQTPGGFAELSGGAKGILLFNINGNTFVAYDRICPNTDCSTPMSFERGLVLKCSCDNSEYSVHFGGAPQTDGSPCPAREYRVTKNGSVIRISNF; this comes from the coding sequence ATGTTTAAGAAAATAGTATTTTTTATCTCGTTTTTATCTCTTTGGAGTTGCTCTAATAACACTCCATTAGAAAACTGTTTACTAAATTTTCCTGTAAATGTTACCACAGATTTAAACAATCCGCAATTAATTAATGCTCAAACTCCTGGAGGTTTTGCAGAACTTTCTGGTGGTGCAAAAGGAATTTTATTATTTAATATAAATGGTAACACATTTGTTGCTTACGATAGAATTTGCCCAAATACAGATTGTAGTACTCCAATGAGTTTCGAAAGAGGTTTGGTTTTAAAATGTAGTTGCGATAATAGCGAATATAGTGTGCATTTTGGCGGTGCTCCACAAACAGATGGTTCTCCATGTCCTGCAAGAGAATATCGTGTTACAAAAAATGGTTCTGTAATTCGTATCAGTAATTTTTAG
- the greA gene encoding transcription elongation factor GreA — MSEISYYSAEGLKKLKDELVQLEQIERPRVTTEIADARDKGDLSENAEYHAAKEEQSHLEFKIAKLKNVISNARILDESQLDTSKILIHSNVVIKNTTNGMEMKYRLVADSETDVRNGKLSVNSPIGKGLLGKKVGEIAEIQVPNGIMKFEIVEISR, encoded by the coding sequence ATGAGCGAAATATCTTATTACTCAGCAGAAGGATTAAAGAAGTTGAAAGACGAATTGGTTCAATTAGAACAAATAGAAAGACCAAGAGTAACTACAGAAATTGCAGATGCAAGAGATAAAGGAGATTTAAGTGAAAATGCAGAATATCATGCCGCAAAGGAAGAACAATCTCATTTAGAATTTAAGATTGCAAAGTTAAAAAATGTAATCTCTAATGCACGAATTTTAGATGAATCTCAATTAGATACTTCAAAAATATTAATTCACTCGAACGTAGTTATTAAAAATACTACAAACGGAATGGAAATGAAATATAGATTGGTAGCAGATTCCGAAACCGATGTTAGAAATGGAAAATTATCTGTAAATTCTCCTATTGGAAAAGGTTTGTTAGGTAAAAAAGTCGGAGAAATCGCGGAAATTCAGGTTCCAAACGGAATTATGAAGTTTGAAATTGTTGAGATTTCGAGATAA
- a CDS encoding HIT family protein — protein sequence MSIFTKIITGEIPSYKVAENNDFIAFLDINPNAKGHTLVVPKKEENKLFDLSKEDYKSLMDFSYDVAKAIEKTIPCKRVGMSVIGLEVPHVHVHLIPLNEMADIQFAKKVKLTNDEFVALAGEIAGNFE from the coding sequence ATGAGCATATTCACAAAAATAATTACAGGAGAAATTCCAAGTTATAAAGTTGCAGAAAACAACGATTTTATTGCTTTTTTAGATATCAATCCAAATGCAAAAGGGCACACTTTAGTAGTTCCAAAAAAGGAAGAAAATAAACTTTTCGATTTATCGAAAGAAGATTATAAAAGTCTTATGGATTTCTCTTACGATGTTGCAAAAGCAATCGAAAAAACAATTCCCTGCAAAAGAGTTGGAATGAGTGTTATTGGTTTGGAAGTACCTCATGTACATGTGCATTTAATTCCTTTAAATGAAATGGCAGATATTCAATTTGCTAAAAAAGTAAAGTTAACAAATGATGAGTTTGTTGCTTTGGCTGGTGAGATTGCTGGTAATTTCGAGTAG
- a CDS encoding sensor histidine kinase codes for MKFTTNTIFFKRIAIIISLAIVSLILWNTYMFFQNFKQEERSKMEIFGAAIKEFATNQNLDDSFYIEGMIIENNINIPSILVDENGKISSWQNLDSIKAKEPEYLKAQLEKMKNENNPIVINLSNDKTNKVYYRDSDLLNRLTYYPLALILILFLFLSVIYLFYNSNKIAETNKLWTGMAKETAHQIGTPLSSLLGWIAILKMEKVDDKYVEEIEKDVHRLNTIANRFSKIGSVPELKKQDIVEITKTAYDYLESRSSKQITFSFSSSEKELFANINTELFGWVIENLIKNAIDAMLGKGELKLAIETKQQKVKIIITDTGKGMPKKLFKQIFKPGFTTKKRGWGLGLSLSKRIVEDYHKGKIFVQKSEIGKGTTFQILLNKA; via the coding sequence ATGAAATTTACAACTAACACCATTTTCTTTAAAAGAATTGCTATTATTATTTCTCTTGCAATTGTTTCTTTAATTCTTTGGAATACCTATATGTTCTTTCAAAATTTTAAACAAGAAGAACGTTCTAAAATGGAAATTTTTGGAGCAGCAATAAAGGAATTCGCAACAAACCAAAATTTAGATGATAGCTTTTATATTGAAGGAATGATTATTGAAAACAACATAAATATTCCATCTATTTTAGTGGACGAAAATGGAAAAATTTCTTCTTGGCAAAATTTAGACTCTATTAAAGCCAAAGAACCTGAATATTTAAAAGCGCAATTAGAGAAAATGAAGAATGAAAATAACCCCATAGTTATTAACCTTTCCAATGATAAAACAAATAAAGTTTACTACAGAGATTCCGATTTATTAAACAGATTAACTTATTATCCTCTTGCTCTTATTTTAATTTTGTTTCTTTTTTTAAGTGTTATTTATTTATTTTATAATTCTAATAAAATTGCTGAAACTAATAAATTATGGACAGGAATGGCGAAGGAAACTGCACATCAAATAGGTACACCTTTGTCTTCTTTATTGGGTTGGATTGCCATTTTAAAAATGGAAAAAGTAGATGACAAATATGTGGAAGAAATAGAAAAAGATGTCCATAGATTAAATACCATTGCCAATCGTTTTTCTAAAATTGGTTCTGTACCAGAATTAAAAAAACAGGATATTGTAGAAATTACAAAAACTGCGTACGATTATTTAGAATCTCGAAGTTCGAAACAAATAACTTTTTCTTTTTCATCTTCAGAAAAAGAATTATTCGCAAACATAAATACCGAATTATTTGGTTGGGTTATAGAAAACTTAATTAAAAACGCCATTGATGCAATGTTGGGAAAAGGTGAACTAAAATTAGCCATAGAAACCAAACAACAGAAAGTAAAAATTATAATTACAGATACTGGAAAAGGAATGCCAAAAAAATTATTTAAACAAATCTTTAAACCTGGTTTTACAACAAAAAAACGTGGTTGGGGCTTGGGTTTATCGCTTTCTAAACGTATTGTAGAAGATTATCACAAAGGAAAAATTTTCGTACAGAAATCGGAAATTGGAAAAGGGACTACTTTTCAGATTTTATTGAATAAGGCTTAG
- a CDS encoding flavin reductase family protein, protein MLSIDPKEISTGQLHGYLLGAVAPRPIAFASTIDEDGNANLSPFSFFNVFGSNPPIMIFSPARRVRDNTIKHTLENAMATKEVVINIVNYNIVQQMSLSSTEYPKGVNEFEKAGFTMLKSDKIKPFRVAESPVQFECKVNDVIFTGDEGGAGNLIVCEVVKIHISEDVLDENGAIDQYKIDLVARAGGSYYSRARDGFFEIPKPISTLGIGVDAISLEIRNSTVLTGNNLGMLGNVEELPNEKNVDNFAKEHPQFIGLETTKKHTFAQEFLIKNDVESAWKVLLIK, encoded by the coding sequence ATGTTAAGTATAGATCCAAAAGAAATTTCGACAGGCCAATTACATGGCTATTTATTAGGTGCAGTTGCACCAAGACCAATTGCTTTTGCAAGTACAATAGACGAAGATGGAAATGCAAATTTATCGCCATTTAGTTTTTTTAATGTATTTGGTTCGAATCCGCCAATTATGATTTTTTCTCCAGCCAGAAGAGTTCGAGATAATACCATTAAACATACTTTAGAAAATGCTATGGCAACCAAAGAAGTGGTTATAAATATAGTAAATTATAACATTGTACAACAAATGTCTTTGAGTTCTACAGAATATCCAAAAGGAGTTAACGAGTTCGAAAAAGCAGGTTTTACCATGTTAAAATCCGACAAAATTAAACCTTTTAGAGTTGCAGAATCTCCAGTACAATTCGAATGTAAGGTAAATGATGTTATTTTTACGGGAGATGAGGGTGGAGCAGGAAACTTAATTGTTTGCGAGGTTGTTAAAATTCATATTTCTGAAGATGTTTTAGATGAAAATGGAGCTATAGATCAATATAAAATAGATTTAGTTGCAAGAGCAGGAGGAAGTTATTATTCCAGAGCCAGAGATGGTTTTTTCGAAATTCCGAAACCAATTTCTACGTTGGGAATTGGTGTAGATGCAATCTCATTAGAAATTAGAAACAGCACTGTTTTAACAGGAAATAATTTAGGAATGTTAGGGAATGTAGAAGAACTGCCAAATGAAAAAAATGTTGATAACTTTGCAAAAGAACATCCGCAGTTTATTGGGTTAGAAACCACAAAAAAACATACATTTGCGCAAGAGTTTTTAATAAAGAATGATGTAGAAAGTGCTTGGAAAGTGCTTTTAATTAAATAG
- a CDS encoding DUF3127 domain-containing protein — protein MEVIGKVKLIGEVQTFGSNGFRKRELVVTTDEQYPQMIMVEFVQDKCDLLNSYAVGQDVKVSINLRGREWINPQGEAKYFNSIQGWRIENLSQAAPNQGNLPPVDQFKEASNVSDAEPDDLPF, from the coding sequence ATGGAAGTTATTGGTAAAGTAAAGTTAATTGGAGAAGTTCAGACATTTGGTTCTAACGGTTTTAGAAAAAGAGAATTAGTAGTTACTACAGATGAGCAATATCCACAAATGATAATGGTCGAATTTGTACAAGATAAATGCGATTTATTAAATAGTTATGCTGTTGGACAAGACGTAAAAGTTTCTATTAATTTAAGAGGTAGAGAATGGATTAACCCACAAGGAGAGGCTAAATATTTTAATTCTATCCAAGGATGGAGAATCGAGAACTTATCTCAAGCGGCTCCAAATCAAGGAAATTTACCTCCAGTAGATCAATTTAAAGAAGCATCTAATGTTTCTGATGCAGAACCAGACGATTTACCATTTTAA
- a CDS encoding DUF1456 family protein: MGLTNNDILKKLRVAHKLRDTDIVEICALVDFKVSKAELGALFRSEDHDKYVECGDQILRNFLNGLIIHLRGPMPKKGEKK, from the coding sequence ATGGGATTAACAAATAATGATATTTTAAAAAAATTACGTGTTGCGCATAAATTGCGTGATACAGATATTGTAGAAATTTGTGCTTTGGTAGATTTTAAAGTTTCTAAGGCAGAATTAGGTGCGCTTTTCAGAAGCGAAGATCATGATAAATATGTAGAATGTGGCGACCAAATTTTACGTAATTTCTTAAACGGATTAATTATTCACTTACGTGGACCAATGCCGAAAAAGGGAGAGAAAAAGTAG
- a CDS encoding VTT domain-containing protein has protein sequence MEKKRKRRKKKTAFIGKRLHNYYGRTGFYIFVWESVKKAFIPIVFVVLGLFLFNKYVYDINEGLETITETFSRLGILITFFISETLLGLIPPEIFIAWTKKTSEPILNLSLLALLSYSGGLISYFLGRLTLKIDSVRIYLEVKMAANLKNTRKWGGFLILVGALLPLPFSIACLAAGMIKYPFKNVVFFGLFRFLRFAIYGWAIFKVVT, from the coding sequence TTGGAAAAAAAGCGAAAAAGAAGAAAGAAAAAAACGGCATTTATAGGAAAAAGGCTTCATAATTATTATGGAAGAACTGGTTTCTATATATTCGTTTGGGAAAGTGTTAAAAAAGCATTTATTCCTATTGTTTTCGTTGTTTTGGGCTTATTCCTTTTCAATAAATATGTGTATGACATTAATGAAGGTTTAGAAACTATAACAGAAACATTTTCTAGACTTGGTATTTTAATAACCTTTTTTATTTCTGAAACACTTTTAGGATTAATTCCACCAGAAATATTTATTGCTTGGACAAAAAAGACAAGTGAACCTATTTTAAATTTATCTCTTTTAGCATTACTTTCTTATTCAGGAGGTTTAATTTCTTACTTTTTAGGAAGATTAACATTAAAAATAGATTCTGTAAGAATCTATTTGGAAGTTAAAATGGCAGCAAATTTAAAAAACACCCGTAAATGGGGAGGTTTTTTAATTTTAGTAGGTGCATTATTACCACTACCTTTTTCTATTGCGTGTTTAGCCGCTGGTATGATTAAATATCCGTTTAAAAATGTAGTGTTTTTTGGATTATTTCGTTTTTTAAGATTTGCAATTTATGGATGGGCAATTTTTAAAGTAGTTACTTAA
- the aat gene encoding leucyl/phenylalanyl-tRNA--protein transferase, translating into MIWLTDKIIFPPYELTSKEGIIALGGDLSAERLIYAYKNGIFPWFSEDDPIVWYCPFERMVLFPEEIKISKSMRKIINNGAFTITENKAFEEVIYNCKNIERKDGFGTWITDDMEQAYINLHKKGVAKSIEVWLDDKLVGGLYGLEVNNIFCGESMFSKFSNASKLAFIYLATSKKYKLIDCQIYNEHLASLGAKEIDRNLFLEILKNNP; encoded by the coding sequence TTGATTTGGCTCACAGATAAAATAATTTTTCCTCCTTACGAACTCACTTCCAAAGAAGGTATTATAGCTTTGGGTGGCGATTTAAGTGCAGAAAGATTAATTTATGCCTACAAAAACGGAATTTTCCCTTGGTTCTCGGAAGACGATCCAATTGTTTGGTATTGTCCGTTTGAAAGAATGGTTTTGTTTCCAGAAGAAATAAAAATTTCTAAATCGATGCGAAAAATAATTAACAATGGTGCTTTTACAATTACAGAAAATAAAGCTTTTGAAGAAGTAATTTATAATTGTAAAAATATCGAAAGAAAAGATGGTTTTGGCACTTGGATTACAGATGATATGGAGCAAGCATACATTAATTTACATAAAAAAGGAGTTGCAAAATCAATTGAAGTTTGGCTTGATGATAAATTGGTTGGTGGTTTATATGGTTTAGAAGTAAACAATATTTTCTGCGGAGAAAGTATGTTTAGTAAATTTTCCAATGCTTCTAAATTAGCATTTATATATTTGGCTACAAGTAAAAAATATAAATTAATAGATTGCCAAATTTATAACGAACATTTGGCAAGTTTAGGCGCGAAAGAAATAGATAGAAATTTATTTTTAGAGATTTTGAAGAATAATCCTTAA
- a CDS encoding VOC family protein codes for MKNVNPVNWFDINVSNLNNAKEFYEAIFNIKLVDFPIEAGKQAGFPFDPKSGNITGALVEKENFIAGNNNTVVYFESEDCTIEEAKVEKAGGKIIRPKMFIGEFGFVSILMDIDGNAIGLHSMK; via the coding sequence ATGAAAAATGTAAATCCTGTAAATTGGTTCGACATTAATGTATCTAACTTAAATAATGCTAAAGAATTCTACGAAGCTATTTTTAATATTAAATTGGTAGATTTCCCGATTGAAGCTGGTAAACAAGCTGGGTTTCCTTTCGACCCAAAAAGTGGAAATATTACTGGAGCTTTAGTAGAAAAAGAAAATTTTATTGCAGGTAATAACAATACAGTTGTTTATTTCGAATCGGAAGATTGTACAATCGAAGAAGCAAAAGTAGAAAAAGCTGGCGGAAAAATAATAAGACCAAAAATGTTTATTGGTGAATTTGGTTTCGTATCTATTTTAATGGATATTGATGGAAATGCAATTGGTTTGCATTCTATGAAGTAA
- a CDS encoding helix-turn-helix domain-containing protein, with protein sequence MDHKIFQPQKDLEEWVKCYWTLEGDLENTPIKNTIIPDGTMKLIFHYGETYKHHKNEKESIILPKCFLIGQLTKPYIVEPLGITGSFVVRFQPNGFLPFSTLTIKEIQNTAVPIENVFGKDGKEIGEKILNANSTIERITLIENFLLNKLVHKKTIDTIVKSTVETILNANGQFSVNELSQQNNINRRQLTRKFSSTIGLSPKQLSKTIRIQTTLKTLLNNKVKSLTDLAYENEYFDQAHFIKDFKEFTGVTPKEFYGDDLKMSLIFDSEK encoded by the coding sequence ATGGATCATAAAATATTTCAGCCACAAAAAGATTTAGAAGAATGGGTTAAATGTTATTGGACTCTAGAAGGAGATTTAGAGAATACACCAATAAAAAACACCATAATTCCTGATGGAACAATGAAATTAATCTTTCATTATGGAGAAACTTACAAACATCACAAAAACGAAAAAGAAAGTATAATTCTACCAAAATGTTTTTTAATTGGTCAATTAACAAAACCATATATTGTAGAACCTCTTGGTATTACTGGCTCTTTTGTTGTTCGATTTCAACCAAATGGTTTTTTACCTTTTTCTACTTTAACTATTAAGGAAATTCAGAATACAGCTGTACCAATCGAAAATGTTTTTGGGAAAGACGGAAAAGAAATTGGAGAAAAAATCTTAAACGCAAACTCTACGATTGAAAGAATAACATTAATCGAAAACTTTTTACTTAACAAATTAGTTCATAAAAAAACAATTGATACCATCGTAAAATCTACAGTTGAAACAATTTTGAATGCCAATGGACAATTTTCTGTAAATGAACTTTCACAACAAAATAATATTAATCGCAGGCAATTAACCCGTAAATTTTCTTCCACCATTGGTTTAAGTCCTAAACAACTTTCTAAAACAATTAGAATTCAAACTACTTTAAAAACATTATTAAATAACAAAGTAAAAAGCCTTACAGATTTAGCGTATGAAAACGAATATTTCGACCAAGCTCATTTTATAAAAGATTTTAAAGAATTTACAGGCGTTACACCAAAAGAATTTTATGGCGATGATTTAAAAATGTCATTGATTTTCGACAGCGAAAAATAG